A stretch of DNA from Desulfovibrio gilichinskyi:
TTGAATTTGAAAGCGGAGCGGTTGACCTCATAGCCAAAAGAGGGGCCGGCAGTGTCCGTGATTCCATGTCCCTGCTTGGGCAGGTACTAGCTCTCGGCAGTGAAAAACTGCTGGAATCGGATGTCCGTTCAATCCTTGGACTTGCCGGACGCGATGTCTTTTTCTCGCTTATGCAGGCTATTCATTCACATGACCTTGTTTCAGTCGGCGAAGTTGTTAAGCAGGTGCTTGATCGTGGACTGGATTTAGGCTTTTTCATCCGTGAGCTGGGTTCTTGCTGGCGAAATATGTTTTTGCTCGGGCAGTCCGGTGAAAGAGCTATTCCGCTGCTTGATCTTTCTTCTGAGGAAGCAAAAGAATTTATGTATTGGGCAACGACATTTGATCGTTCTTTTGTACATGCCTGCTGGCAGATGACCGTTGACGGTCAGCGTAAGGTTATGAACAGTTTAGAACCTGCAATGGCTCTTGAACTTTTATTGCTCAACATGGCGAGTTTGTCTGATCTTATTTCTGTTGAACGAGCTGGGGCTTTGTTTTCGGCAGCTCCAGTATCAAATCAACCTTCAAATCCGATACAAAGTCAGGCACCACAAGTTCCCAGTTCGGCTTCAACACCAGCAGCAGACACGGCTGTGCGCACCGGGTCCGGCTCGGGTGAAACACCTCCGTGGGAAAACTCTCCGCAGAATTCTTCGCAACAGCAGACGAAATCAGTTCCGCCCAGACAATCTCAGGGGTCTTTACAGGGTGGCCCGTCTGTCCATAATAATAATGGCATGCAGGGAAGAGCCGCGTCGCAAAGTAGCAATATTCCTGCTTCTGGTCGTCCTATGGGCCGCAGCGAGTCTGGAAGCCCTGCAGGACATAGCAGCTCAAGCGAAGCGGGATCGGAAGATTCATCTGTTCCTGACGATGTTCATCTCCAAAATACTAAGACTGATACTAACGATTTTTATGAATCCGAATATGAAGCTCAGCCAGAAGCAGTCTATGATCCTCATCTTGAGACAGAATCTGCATCTTTTTCTGCTGTAAACGGTCCGCGTGACTTTGAAGGATTTCTAAAGTACGTGAGCGAAAGCGGTGTAAACGGAACCGTTGCGGGGCTTTCTAATTGTAAAGGGAAGGTTGCTGACGGCAAGCTTGTGCTCACCTGTGCGAATCCGTTTCATCAGAGTCAAGTGGGCTCCCGTGAATGTAAGGCTGTTGTCGGTAAGCTGGCTGCTGAATATTATGGAGAGATTACGGAAGTTGAAATTGTAGTTAGCAGCAAGGGCGTTCGTAAAAGCAGACAGCAACTCCGCGCTGAAGTTGAAGAACATCCGGATGTTATACGTGTGGTGGATGCGTTTAGCGCATCAATTATTTCAGTTGAACCACGCAGGGATGTCTAAATCTCTGCGCAGTGTTTTAAATTAAATCTCATTTCATAAGGAGAAATATAATGAAAGGTATGAATGACTTAATGCGTCAGGCTCAGATAATGCAGCGTAAAATGACTCAGCTTCAGGAAGAACTTAAAGACCGCGAAGTTGAAAGTTCTGCCGGCGGCGGAATGGTAACCGTTAAAGTTAACGGTTCTTCTGAAGTTCTGGCTATTACCATCGATCCTGCTGTTGTTGAATCAGGTGATGTAGAAATGATTCAGGATCTTGTTTTATCCGCAGTCAACGATGCTAATAAAAAAGCTAAAGCCATGATGGAAACAGAAATGTCGAAGATCACCGGCGGCATGAATATTCCGGGTATGTTTTAATAAAATTTGATTTCTTTTTCGGTCAGAGAGAAATTTTTAAAAGTTTCTCTCTGGCCTTTTCAAAAAGTTTTTAATGCCACTGATGTATAACGATATATAGAGGTTCCTGTGGATAATTTGCCGGCCCCTTTGCGGGTTGTGGCTCAAGAGTTGGCCAAACTTCCTGGTCTCGGTCCAAAATCAGCATTGCGTATTGCCCTTACTATGCTCAAAATGCCTAAGGAAAAGGTTTCCGCAATCGGGCAGAGTATAATTGAGCTACGCGATAAGCTTTGCATATGCGAACAATGTGCAAGTATTACTGAAACATGTCCCTGTCACATTTGTTCTGATCCAGGTAGGGAAAGTGATAAGCTTTGCTTAGTTTCCGAATGGGATTCACTGCTGTCGATTGAAGAAATGGGACTCTACCGGGGGTACTATTTAGTTCTCGGCGGACTATTGTCACCACTT
This window harbors:
- the dnaX gene encoding DNA polymerase III subunit gamma/tau translates to MSTSNLTAKYRPQTFAEVAGQHAVKTILSRAAAQDKIAPAYLFSGTRGVGKTTIARIFAKALNCVNGPTAEPCNVCENCRQITAGIGVDVVEIDAASHGKVDDARRLKEDIGYAPIEFRYKVFIIDEAHMLTTQAFNALLKTLEEPPAHATFIMATTETHKFPATIISRCQHYAFKMLSSSELTAHLAKILQQEKIEFESGAVDLIAKRGAGSVRDSMSLLGQVLALGSEKLLESDVRSILGLAGRDVFFSLMQAIHSHDLVSVGEVVKQVLDRGLDLGFFIRELGSCWRNMFLLGQSGERAIPLLDLSSEEAKEFMYWATTFDRSFVHACWQMTVDGQRKVMNSLEPAMALELLLLNMASLSDLISVERAGALFSAAPVSNQPSNPIQSQAPQVPSSASTPAADTAVRTGSGSGETPPWENSPQNSSQQQTKSVPPRQSQGSLQGGPSVHNNNGMQGRAASQSSNIPASGRPMGRSESGSPAGHSSSSEAGSEDSSVPDDVHLQNTKTDTNDFYESEYEAQPEAVYDPHLETESASFSAVNGPRDFEGFLKYVSESGVNGTVAGLSNCKGKVADGKLVLTCANPFHQSQVGSRECKAVVGKLAAEYYGEITEVEIVVSSKGVRKSRQQLRAEVEEHPDVIRVVDAFSASIISVEPRRDV
- a CDS encoding YbaB/EbfC family nucleoid-associated protein — translated: MKGMNDLMRQAQIMQRKMTQLQEELKDREVESSAGGGMVTVKVNGSSEVLAITIDPAVVESGDVEMIQDLVLSAVNDANKKAKAMMETEMSKITGGMNIPGMF
- the recR gene encoding recombination mediator RecR, which gives rise to MDNLPAPLRVVAQELAKLPGLGPKSALRIALTMLKMPKEKVSAIGQSIIELRDKLCICEQCASITETCPCHICSDPGRESDKLCLVSEWDSLLSIEEMGLYRGYYLVLGGLLSPLDGISPQHLEFNKLEARLAKGEVKELILALGATVEAEGTASYIKNMVQNRFPQVELSRLAQGIPIGTEVKHTDKETLRQSLEYRQKL